The following proteins are co-located in the Silene latifolia isolate original U9 population chromosome 1, ASM4854445v1, whole genome shotgun sequence genome:
- the LOC141647807 gene encoding protein FAR1-RELATED SEQUENCE 5-like: protein MGQQKPQCVITDQCPGIKKACPNVFKHSVHKYCMWHIMQKMPKKVGRAICNDTEFMTDINPVVWDVELEPGEFGQNWKTVIEAHGMQSNRWLKYVFAIRQKWIPAYFRDLPLGCLLQTTQRSERSNSYFKRFESHFRTLVEFWMRYNSAIEQQRHTQRRMDNANEHSMLEKVGPMKVEMHASLVYTHPIFADFQNEVKHAICIMRVGGLTTVGAVEYHDVRDGLKHRSFRVEFNTKTNESKCACKLFERHGIVCRHILWVWNGRQVHRIPDPYVLARWTKKSYRPIVRDENGKVIEDIDEADIKKAEMSKVWSEIYATVGVMDSYATVKQMKQLQKTLTQFRENITGPIEPKTKNQEIEALLGITASNDINLRPPNKAKNKGSGKRLRSSKEKAKSKPQKRKQRCDR from the exons ATGGGGCAGCAGAAACCTCAATGTGTAATTACAGATCAGTGCCCTGGAATTAAAAAGGCCTGCCCAAATGTCTTTAAGCATTCTGTGCACAAgtactgcatgtggcatatcatgcagaAAATGCCTAAGAAAGTGGGAAGGGCAATCTGCAATGATACGGAATTTATGACCGACATAAATCCCGTTGTTTGGGATGTCGAACTCGAACCAGGCGAATTTGGACAGAACTGGAAAACTGTTATTGAAGCACATGGTATGCAAAGCAACCGGTGGTTGAAGTATGTCTTTGCAATTAGACAAAAGTGGATACCGGCATACTTTCGGGATCTGCCTCTAGGTTGTTTGTTGCAAACAACCCAGAGATCCGAAAGATCAAACAGCTATTTCAAGCGGTTTGAAAGCCACTTTAGAACCCTTGTCGAGTTCTGGATGAGGTACAATTCCGCAATAGAACAGCAAAGGCATACACAAAGGAGGATGGATAATGCCAATGAGCATAGTATGCTCGAGAAAGTAGGGCCGATGAAGGTAGAGATGCATGCCTCACTTGTCTACACACATCCTATCTTTGCGGACTTTCAGAATGAAGTCAAACATGCGATATGCATCATGAGGGTCGGGGGTTTGACAACAGTAGGGGCAGTGGAGTACCATGACGTTCGTGATGGACTGAAGCACAGAAGCTTCCGAGTTGAATTTAACACCAAAACTAACGAGAGCAAATGTGCATGTAAGCTGTTTGAGAGGCATGGCATTGTCTGTCGGCATATACTGtgggtgtggaatggtaggcAGGTACACAGGATACCTGACCCTTATGTCCttgctcgatggacaaagaaatccTACAGACCAATTGTCCgagatgaaaatggaaaggtgATAGAAGACATTGATGAAGCTGACATCAAGAAAGCtgagatgtcaaaggtttggtctgaGATTTATGCAACTGTCGGGGTGATGGACAGTTATGCTACGGTTAAACAGATGAAGCAACTGCAGAAAACCCTGACACAGTTCAGGGAGAACATCACAGGACCAATTGAACCGAAAACTAAAAACCAGGAAATCGAGGCTCTTCTTGGCATCACAGCTTCAAATGATATTAACCTTCGACCGccaaacaaggccaagaataagggCAGTGGTAAAAGATTAAGGTCGTCGAAAGAAAAGGCCAAGAGCAAGCCACAAAAGAGGAAGCAAAGATGCG atcgttaa